Proteins from a genomic interval of Danio rerio strain Tuebingen ecotype United States chromosome 4, GRCz12tu, whole genome shotgun sequence:
- the sinhcaf gene encoding SIN3-HDAC complex-associated factor → MFGFHKPKMYRSLDGCCICRAKSSSSRFTDSKRYERDFQSCFGLSETRSGEICNACVLLVKRWKKLPVGSKKNWNHVVDARGGPSLKTTVKSKKVKSLSRRIRPSQISRVQKELKRHNSDAHSTTSSASPAQSPSYSNQSDEGSDSELTPGSARSPVFSFLDLTYWKRQRVCCGIIYKGRFGEVLIDPHLYKPCCQKKQEQEQEEEEEEEEEDEDDGELEKEEVPSSQEIQPPQIKIEQEVDEEW, encoded by the exons atgTTTGGCTTTCACAAGCCGAAGATGTACCGCAGCCTTGATGGATGCTGCATCTGCAGGGCAAAATCCTCCAGCTCTCGCTTCACCGACAGCAAACGCTATGAGAGAGACTTTCAGAGCTGCTTTGG TTTAAGCGAGACTCGCTCTGGTGAAATCTGCAACGCTTGTGTCCTGCTGGTGAAACGCTGGAAGAAGCTGCCTGTCGGATCCAAGAAGAACTGGAATCAC GTGGTTGATGCTCGAGGGGGACCCAGTCTGAAAACAACAGTGAAGTCAAAGAAAGTCAAATCCCTGTCCAGACGGATCCGACCGAGCCAGATCAGCAGAGTTCAGAAAGAACTCAAGAGACACA ATTCAGACGCTCACAGCACCACCTCCAGTGCAAGCCCCGCCCAGTCACCCAGCTACAGTAACCAATCGGATGAAGGCTCTGACTCTGAGTTGACTCCCGGCTCTGCCCGCTCTCCAGTCTTCTCATTTCTAGACCTCACATACTGGAAGAG GCAGCGGGTGTGTTGCGGCATCATCTACAAAGGTCGTTTCGGGGAGGTTCTGATCGACCCGCATCTCTACAAACCCTGCTGCCAGAAAAAACAAGAGCAGGAgcaagaggaagaagaagaagaggaggaggaggacgaggaTGATGGAGAACTGGAGAAAGAGGAAGTGCCGAGCAGTCAGGAAATCCAGCCGCCACAAATCAAAATAGAGCAGGAAGTGGACGAGGAGTGGTGA